From Mycteria americana isolate JAX WOST 10 ecotype Jacksonville Zoo and Gardens chromosome 4, USCA_MyAme_1.0, whole genome shotgun sequence, one genomic window encodes:
- the SPRY1 gene encoding protein sprouty homolog 1: protein MEPQSQHGSGGSLVVIQQPSLDSRQRLDYERESQPTTILSLDQIKAIRGSNEYTEGPSVVKKSGPRTAPRQEKHERTHEIIPINVNNNYEHRPSHVGHVAHPHNARAPVLSRSTSTGSAASSGSNSSASSEQGLLGRSPPSRPGSGHRSDRTIRTQPKPSSLIVDDLKGPLKEDLTQHKFICEQCGKCKCGECTAPRALPSCLACNRQCLCSAESMVEYGTCMCLVKGIFYHCSNDDEGDSYADNPCSCSQSHCCSRYLCMGAMSLFLPCLLCYPPAKGCLKLCRGCYDRINRPGCRCKNSNTVYCKLESCPSRGQGKPS from the coding sequence ATGGAGCCCCAAAGTCAACATGGCAGCGGTGGTTCACTAGTGGTGATTCAGCAGCCCTCCTTGGACAGCCGGCAACGGTTGGACTATGAAAGAGAGAGCCAGCCAACAACTATCTTGTCGCTGGACCAGATCAAGGCGATCAGGGGCAGCAATGAATACACCGAAGGTCCGTCTGTGGTGAAAAAATCCGGGCCGCGGACAGCACCGAGGCAAGAGAAGCATGAAAGGACTCATGAAATTATACCAATTAATGTGAATAATAATTATGAACACAGACCCAGTCACGTGGGGCACGTGGCGCATCCGCATAACGCGAGGGCTCCCGTCTTGAGCAGATCAACCAGCACGGGGAGCGCGGCTAGCTCTGGGAGCAACAGCAGTGCTTCCTCGGAGCAGGGACTGCTGGGGCGGTCACCTCCATCCCGGCCGGGCTCAGGCCACAGATCCGATCGGACAATCCGGACGCAGCCCAAGCCGTCGTCTCTGATTGTAGACGATCTGAAGGGTCCTTTGAAAGAGGACTTGACGCAGCACAAGTTTATCTGCGAACAGTGTGGGAAGTGCAAGTGCGGTGAGTGCACGGCCCCGAGGGCCCTCCCTTCTTGCCTGGCCTGCAACCGGCAGTGCttgtgctctgcagagagcaTGGTGGAGTACGGCACCTGCATGTGTTTGGTCAAAGGGATCTTCTACCACTGTTCTAACGACGATGAAGGGGACTCTTACGCGGATAATCCCTGCTCTTGTTCCCAGTCACACTGCTGTTCTAGGTACCTGTGCATGGGAGCGATGTCCTTGTTTCTGCCTTGCTTGCTCTGCTACCCTCCTGCAAAAGGATGCCTAAAACTCTGTCGAGGGTGTTACGACCGCATCAATCGTCCGGGTTGCCGATGCAAGAACTCCAACACGGTCTATTGTAAACTGGAGAGCTGCCCCTCCCGGGGTCAGGGCAAGCCCTCATGA